One Cucumis sativus cultivar 9930 chromosome 1, Cucumber_9930_V3, whole genome shotgun sequence DNA segment encodes these proteins:
- the LOC116403524 gene encoding LOW QUALITY PROTEIN: pyruvate kinase isozyme G, chloroplastic-like (The sequence of the model RefSeq protein was modified relative to this genomic sequence to represent the inferred CDS: inserted 3 bases in 3 codons) gives MLENSGAAGSCVYNGSLDTDQDVSNSTLELQSNAFHRSRTKLTTKSRRKTKVVCTIXPSTSSREMIWKLAETGMNVARLNMSHGDHSXHQKTIDLVKEYNAQFNDKVIAIMLDTKGPEVRSGDVPKPILLKEGQEFNFTIKRGVSTKDTVSVNYDDFVNDVEVGDTLLVDGGMMSLAVQSKTDDSVKCVVIDGGELKSRRHLNVRGKSATLPSITDKDWEDIKFGVDNQVDFYAVSFVKDARVVHELKDYLKSCNADIRVIVKIESADSIPNLHSILSASDGAMVARGDLGAELPIEEVPLLQEDIIKRCRSMQKPVIVATNMLESMIDHPTPTRAEVSDIAIAVREGADAVMLSGETAHGSTYPLKAVKVMHTVALRTESSLPINSTTLIPSSVHKSHMGDMFAFHATTMANTLNTPIIVFTRTSMAILLSHYRPGSTIFAFTDDERIKQRLVLYHGXMPIYMQFSNDAEETFSRALEFLLDKGHVVEGDHVTLVQSGAQPIWRKESTHHIQVRRIQG, from the exons ATGCTTGAGAATAGTGGAGCAGCGGGAAGTTGCGTCTATAATGGCTCTCTGGATACT GATCAGGACGTTTCGAACTCTACCCTTGAGCTTCAGTCTAATGCATTCCATCGTAGCAGGACGAAGTTAACGACAAAGTCTCGAAGGAAAACTAAGGTAGTATGCACGA GGCCTTCGACAAGTTCACGGGAAATGATATGGAAATTGGCAGAGACTGGGATGAATGTGGCTCGTTTAAATATGTCGCATGGAGACCATT TCCACCAGAAAACAATTGATTTGGTTAAGGAATATAACGCCCAATTTAATGACAAAGTTATAGCCATCATGCTTGATACGAAG GGTCCTGAGGTTCGAAGTGGAGATGTACCTAAACCTATCTTGCTCAAAGAGGGACAAGAATTTAACTTCACAATCAAAAGAGGAGTCAGCACAAAAGACACTGTTAGTGTCAACTACGACGACTTTGTAAACGATGTCGAAGTTGGAGATACTTTACTTGTTGATG GTGGAATGATGTCATTGGCTGTTCAATCAAAGACAGATGATTCGGTTAAGTGTGTAGTCATTGATGGTGGTGAACTCAAATCGAGGCGTCATTTGAATGTCCGTGGAAAAAGTGCAACATTGCCTTCTATAACAG ACAAGGACTGGGAAGATATAAAGTTTGGGGTGGATAATCAGGTTGATTTTTATGCTGTTTCTTTTGTGAAGGATGCTAGAGTGGTTCATGAGCTGAAAGACTATCTGAAAA GCTGCAATGCAGATATTCGTGTGattgtaaaaattgaaagtgcAGACTCCATACCTAATCTTCATTCAATACTTTCAGCATCAGATGGG GCAATGGTCGCTCGTGGAGACCTTGGGGCTGAACTTCCAATCGAGGAAGTTCCATTATTGCAG GAGGATATTATCAAAAGATGTCGTAGCATGCAGAAACCAGTTATTGTGGCAACAAACATGCTGGAAAGCATGATTGATCACCCCACACCGACTAGAGCCGAGGTTTCTGATATTGCTATTGCAGTGCGTGAAGGTGCTGATGCAGTCATGCTTTCAGGAGAAACTGCTCATGGAAGTAC ATATCCGTTGAAGGCTGTGAAAGTGATGCATACTGTGGCTTTGAGGACGGAATCTAGTCTACCAATTAATTCTACTACTCTAATTCCATCGAGTGTCCACAAG AGCCATATGGGAGACATGTTTGCTTTCCACGCCACCACTATGGCCAACACCCTTAATACTCCTATCATTGTTTTCACAAGAACCTCCATGGCTATTCTCTTAAGTCATTATAGGCCCGGCTCTACTATCTTTGCCTTCACTGATGA CGAAAGAATTAAACAAAGGCTAGTGCTTTATCATG TCATGCCTATCTACATGCAGTTTTCAAATGATGCAGAAGAGACGTTCTCCAGAGCACTCGAGTTTTTGCTG GATAAGGGTCACGTGGTAGAAGGAGACCACGTCACGCTTGTCCAAAGTGGAGCTCAACCAATTTGGCGGAAAGAATCCACTCACCACATTCAAGTACGGAGGATCCAAGGTTGA
- the LOC101223065 gene encoding LOW QUALITY PROTEIN: ribose-phosphate pyrophosphokinase 1 (The sequence of the model RefSeq protein was modified relative to this genomic sequence to represent the inferred CDS: inserted 2 bases in 2 codons): MSSNGGVRCDMSESLRHVNGKPTIPIVTERTLPKFLESARMENRVNRSSTRLKLFSGSANRLLSQEIACYMGLELGKINIKRFADGEIYVQLQESVRGCDVFLVQPTCXPANENLMELLIMIDACRRASAKNITAVIPYFGYARADRKTQGRESIAAKLVANIITEAGANRVLACDLHSGQSMGYFDIPVDHVNCHPVILDYLASKRICSSDLVVVSPDVGGVARARAFAKKLSDAPLAIVDKRRHGHNVAEVMNLIGDVKGKVAVMVDDMIDTAGTITKGAELLHQEGAREVYACCTHAVFSPPAIERLSSGFFQEVIVTNTIPAPKVHFPQLTVLSVANLXGETIWRVHDDCSVSSIFQ, from the exons ATGTCTTCCAATGGTGGAGTT agATGTGATATGTCCGAGTCTTTGAGGCATGTGAACGGGAAACCAACAATTCCAATTGTTACTGAACGGACGTTGCCCAAGTTCTTGGAGTCAGCTCGCATGGAGAACAGAGTTAATAGAAGTAGTACAcgtttgaaattgttttctgGGTCTGCAAATCGTTTACTTTCTCAG GAAATTGCCTGTTACATGGGGCTGGAACTTGGAAAGATTAACATTAAGCGGTTTGCTGATGGTGAAATATACGTTCAATTGCAAGAAAGTGTTAGGGGATGTGATGTATTCCTAGTACAGCCCACCT CCCCAGCTAATGAGAATCTTATGgagcttttaattatgattgaTGCTTGTAGGAGAGCCTCAGCCAAAAATATTACCGCTGTGATTCCATATTTTGGATATGCTAGAGCTGATAGAAAG ACTCAAGGGCGAGAATCCATTGCTGCAAAGCTTGTTGCCAACATCATTACTGAAGCTGGTGCAAATCGTGTTCTTGCTTGCGATCTTCATTCTGGACAATCCATGGGTTACTTTGATATTCCCGTGGATCATGTAAATTGCCAT CCCGTGATTCTTGACTATCTTGCCAGCAAGAGGATTTGTTCTAGTGATTTGGTAGTGGTTTCTCCTGATGTTGGAGGAGTTGCCAGAGCTCGTGCTTTTGCCAAAAAACTATCTGATGCACCTTTAGCCATAGTGGATAAGAGGCGCCATGGTCACAATGTTGCCGAG GTAATGAACCTGATTGGTGATGTTAAAGGGAAGGTTGCAGTTATGGTTGATGACATGATTGACACGGCTG GAACAATTACTAAGGGGGCTGAATTGCTACATCAAGAGGGAGCCAGAGAAGTTTATGCTTGTTGCACCCATGCTGTTTTCAG CCCCCCTGCCATTGAGAGGTTGTCCAGTGGCTTTTTTCAAGAAGTGATAGTGACAAACACAATTCCAGCCCCCAAAGTTCACTTTCCTCAGTTAACAGTCCTCTCAGTTGCAAACT ATGGCGAAACCATTTGGCGTGTTCACGATGATTGTTCGGTGAGCAGCATTTTTCAATGA
- the LOC101202794 gene encoding tobamovirus multiplication protein 2B, producing MANLLSVGRSFRRRNNGDSFPSGRSNRDGTAKAMVADHISQSVRSTSNLLHLMQQSSSAQAQLTKLPKNLLAKASTMKNTGKILEQMPQVVSSLDAYVEKGLESIPRLQTVVQLLTNMESSQLKSLSQFQHPQEESESLPQPKDVD from the exons ATGGCAAATCTGCTTTCCGTCGGAAGAAGCTTCAGGCGACGCAACAATGGCGACAGCTTCCCATCAGGTCGAAGCAACAGGGATGGAACAGCAAAAGCCATGGTTGCCGACCACATTTCTCAGTCTGTACGATCCACGTCAAATCTCCTTCATCTAATGCAGCAATCGTCTTCAGCTCAG GCTCAGTTAACAAAGTTGCCAAAGAATCTTTTGGCTAAAGCATCTACTATGAAAAATACTGGGAAA ATCTTAGAGCAGATGCCGCAGGTGGTTTCATCATTAGATGCATATGTTGAGAAGGGACTAGAAAG CATTCCTCGTTTGCAAACTGTGGTGCAATTACTTACAAACATGGAAAGCTCCCAGCTgaaatctctctctcaattCCAACACCCTCAAGAG GAGAGCGAATCTCTTCCTCAACCGAAAGATGTGGACTAG
- the LOC101207771 gene encoding LOW QUALITY PROTEIN: peroxidase 20 (The sequence of the model RefSeq protein was modified relative to this genomic sequence to represent the inferred CDS: inserted 2 bases in 1 codon) — protein sequence MGILKILVVVIFGVVLHGIGSSGEGLLVFDYYKETCPFVEDIVRRQVEIVVLRDPXMAASLLRLHFHDCFVLGCDASVLLDNTAEMVSEKQATPNLNSLRGFSVIDKIKYILEEACPYTVSCSDILTIAARDAVVLRGGPEWAVSLGRKDSLKASFDGANKYIPSPNSSLETLIANFQQQGLNIQDLVALSGSHTIGKARCLSFRQRVYEMNGGEEEEDRYKRYNTYKRTLRSICPITGQDQRVAPLDFRTPARFDNHYFLNILEGKGLLGSDDVLITQDYEGEIRTQVRSYASDQTLFFDSFVKSIVKMGNINVLTSHEGEVRRNCRFINH from the exons ATGGGGATTTTGAAGATATTGGTGGTGGTAATATTTGGTGTTGTTTTGCATGGAATTGGAAGTTCAGGGGAAGGACTTTTGGTTTTTGACTATTACAAAGAAACATGCCCTTTTGTCGAAGATATTGTTCGACGACAAGTTGAGATTGTTGTGCTCAGAGATCC AATGGCTGCTTCTCTCCTTCGATTGCATTTTCATGATTGCTTTGTTTTG gGATGTGATGCATCGGTTCTTTTAGACAACACTGCCGAGATGGTGAGCGAAAAGCAAGCGACTCCAAATTTAAACTCTCTTCGTGGTTTCAGTGTTATCGATAAGATAAAATACATATTGGAAGAAGCTTGTCCTTACACAGTGTCTTGTTCTGATATTTTGACCATTGCTGCTCGTGATGCTGTTGTGCTC AGAGGAGGACCCGAATGGGCAGTGTCATTGGGAAGGAAAGACTCCTTGAAAGCAAGCTTTGATGGTGCCAACAAATACATTCCTTCTCCCAATTCTTCCCTTGAGACCTTAATTGCCAACTTTCAACAACAAGGCCTCAACATTCAAGACTTGGTTGCTCTATCAG GAAGCCACACCATTGGGAAAGCAAGATGCTTGAGTTTTAGACAAAGAGTATATGAAATGAatggaggagaagaagaagaagatagataCAAGAGATAcaatacatataaaagaaCTCTAAGGTCAATTTGCCCTATAACAGGACAAGATCAAAGGGTTGCACCCTTAGATTTTAGGACACCAGCAAGATTTGACAACCATTACTTCCTCAACATTCTTGAAGGCAAAGGGCTCTTAGGGTCTGATGATGTGCTCATAACCCAAGATTATGAAGGTGAAATTAGAACACAAGTTAGGAGCTATGCTTCTGATCAAACCCTTTTCTTTGATTCATTTGTTAAGTCCATTGTTAAGATGGGGAATATCAATGTTCTCACTTCTCATGAAGGTGAAGTAAGAAGGAATTGTAGGTTTATCAATCACTAG